The following proteins are encoded in a genomic region of Gossypium hirsutum isolate 1008001.06 chromosome D05, Gossypium_hirsutum_v2.1, whole genome shotgun sequence:
- the LOC107904866 gene encoding SH3 domain-containing protein 1 — MEAIKKQATKLREQVAKQQQAVLRHLGHFSNEDVTVDEADLQCHQKLQDLYSSTKAAKHLQRNIVRGIEGFIATSSKLIEISRKLADDCCKYGVEDQNTGSSLAKAALHFGNSHKSIEDERETLLGILGERVSEPLRALITGAPLEDARHLTHRYDRFRQEVEAQAADVLRRRSKTREADISAESYMKLKQAEARLADLKSSMMVLGREATAAMLSAEDQQQKITFQLLLAMVDAEKSYHQHVLASLEKLHAEMILEGQMNESLNSVTLQREVNVASAHDNFSSNKSEAQGSNQSDVFFIAKVVHPFDAEADGELSLAVGDYVVVRQVGPSGWSEGECKGKAGWFPSAYVERQEKAPASKLIEPNSAASA, encoded by the exons ATGGAGGCTATCAAGAAGCAGGCTACCAAGCTCAGAGAGCAAGTTGCCAAGCAACAGCAA GCAGTACTTAGGCATCTTGGGCATTTTAGTAATGAAGACGTTACTGTTGATGAAGCTGATCTTCAATGTCATCAAAAGCTTCAAGACCTGTACAGTTCTACAAAGGCAGCTAAG CATTTGCAGCGGAACATTGTCCGTGGCATAGAAGGTTTTATTGCAACAAGCTCAAAGCTGATAGAAATAT CTAGGAAGTTGGCTGATGATTGTTGCAAGTATGGAGTTGAAGATCAAAATACTGGTTCCTCTCTTGCAAAAGCCGCCCTTCACTTTGGCAATTCACATAAATCAATAGAAGATGAAAGGGAGACCTTGCTTGGGATCCTTGGTGAGCGG GTTTCTGAGCCACTACGGGCATTAATTACAGGAGCTCCTCTAGAAGATGCTCGGCACTTGACCCACCGATATGACAGATTCCGGCAAGAGGTTGAAGCTCAG GCAGCAGATGTTTTGAGGCGTAGATCAAAAACCAGGGAAGCTGATATATCTGCAGAAAGCTACATGAAGCTTAAACAAGCAGAAGCAAGATTGGCTGACCTTAAATCCTCAATGATGGTTCTAGGAAGAGAAGCAACTGCTGCCATGTTGTCAGCTGAGGATCAGCAGCAAAAGATTACTTTCCAGCTGCTTCTTGCAATG GTTGATGCCGAAAAATCTTATCATCAACATGTTCTTGCTAGTTTAGAGAAGCTACATGCTGAG ATGATTCTAGAGGGGCAGATGAACGAGTCATTGAACTCAGTGACGTTGCAGAGAGAGGTGAATGTCGCCTCTGCACATGATAACTTTAGTTCAAATAAATCTGAAGCTCAGGGAAGCAATCAAAGCGATGTATTTTTCATAGCAAAG GTTGTACACCCATTTGATGCTGAAGCAGATGGGGAATTAAGCTTAGCAGTTGGTGATTATGTTGTGGTTCGCCAG GTGGGTCCTAGTGGATGGTCGGAGGGAGAGTGCAAGGGCAAGGCTGGATGGTTTCCCTCTGCTTATGTAGAAAGACAAGAGAAAGCACCAGCAAGCAAGTTAATTGAGCCGAACTCCGCAGCCTCAGCCTGA